The following coding sequences are from one Maniola jurtina chromosome 14, ilManJurt1.1, whole genome shotgun sequence window:
- the LOC123871966 gene encoding inositol monophosphatase 1, whose amino-acid sequence MSDAIDEYFEVALELVKSAGNLITEYTSGCKEYKLKSSDIDLVTEIDKKVEETLITGLSKKFPSHKFIGEESVAEGAKCVLTDEPTWIIDPVDGTLNFIHGYPSSCISLGLTINKEAVAGIIFNPIVNQLFTAKKGQGAFLNGKPIHVSQVKDMKNALVSFEVGTSRDEEKKKAVLENFKMIVDKTQGIRTVGSAALNMAMVALGGADAYFEFGIHAWDIAAGDIIVREAGGVCIDPAGGPFDILSRRVLCASSAELAQEMATVLHQYYPERD is encoded by the coding sequence ATGTCTGACGCAATCGACGAATACTTCGAGGTTGCTTTGGAACTCGTAAAAAGTGCCGGAAACCTTATAACTGAGTACACTTCTGGCTGCAAGGAGTACAAACTGAAGTCTTCCGATATTGATCTAGTCACAGAAATAGATAAAAAGGTGGAAGAAACTTTAATTACTGGACTTTCGAAGAAGTTTCCTTCACACAAGTTTATCGGCGAAGAATCGGTTGCTGAAGGTGCTAAATGTGTTTTAACGGATGAACCGACGTGGATAATCGACCCTGTTGACGGCACGTTAAACTTCATTCACGGTTATCCCAGCAGTTGCATATCTCTCGGATTAACGATCAATAAGGAAGCTGTGGCAGGTATAATATTCAATCCTATCGTTAACCAACTGTTCACAGCTAAAAAAGGTCAAGGAGCGTTCCTAAATGGCAAGCCCATACATGTTTCTCAAGTTAAGGATATGAAAAATGCTCTCGTATCGTTTGAAGTTGGAACAAGTAGGGATGAGGAGAAAAAGAAAGCTGTTTTAGAGAATTTTAAGATGATTGTTGATAAAACGCAAGGGATTAGGACTGTTGGCTCTGCTGCTTTGAACATGGCTATGGTAGCTTTAGGAGGTGCGGATGCATATTTTGAGTTTGGTATCCACGCTTGGGATATTGCTGCAGGGGATATTATTGTTAGAGAAGCAGGTGGGGTCTGTATTGACCCTGCCGGTGGTCCATTTGACATTCTCTCTCGGCGAGTTTTATGTGCAAGCAGTGCTGAGCTGGCTCAGGAGATGGCCACTGTTCTACATCAATATTATCCTGAGAGGGACTGA
- the LOC123871784 gene encoding chorion peroxidase-like, with protein MTPVQRFLQPVYSDGIQAPRRSIFGPKLPSAREISALVHEDKNAESTGITHLLMQWGQFLDHDLTATSQSRSFNGSVPRCCKDGGRDFISKELMHPECMPIAVPPSDPFYGPRGVRCLDFVRSSPAPRDDCALGWREQFNQVSAYIDGSPLYASSARQSDKLRLFRNGMLQYGRVQQRRPLLPTDRDELCRGGAVSTDCFKSGDARVNEHPGLVAAHIVWLRQHNRMAQELAHLNPHWSDEKIYQETRKIVGAMIQHITYREFLPIVLGSEVMRLFELDLQQKGFYRGYSPKINASPASAFGSAAFRFGHSLVQPSLMRFDRFHRPIANNVSLHNELTNPSNIWSMGAVDRLLLGMVNQPIQKRDEFITEELTNHLFQTPHFSFGMDLAAINIQRGRDHGVPPYTTWREPCGLTSITSFDDLFRVMPARAVRKLKVLYKHVDDIDLFTGGMAERPVVGGLVGPTFACIIAQQFTNLRKGDRFWYENGGFESSLTPAQLQQIRRISLAQVLCRTLDSIDNIQPFVFLSPDNQDNDRISCRNGHLNNFDLSPWVEINSDSNNAIRKSGEDDSTTRKPAKPKPITNKPKTTKKPQKGSKGPDQNKPNAALLNKPQKQNNRLNRTETDSNKTTTDNTKPVPIVQVIDDKLDFKIKTRRYSDSDPDTRQYNNDYYDDVQSVQSVVINNSPHKRPNSRPYISVTENIDKYTYLINYVPRPTQSWRQTTRRHNHDRDKNDRDVVKVTYQSYDDTYRRPNRPYYNNRHNLDNKFESRINAPVTENSRSSARSNDDYTSTSNDKLSTEMFIMTNRPKPLTDKTTDKVDPTTENVYKLLTFGYVGTYRGGITNNGKITTEKAKPDSISKDFSTVETVKSDDTTNDLNHSKLSTFLLYETATKPYNSQRPTRRNDEDDLTSDVKDKYYYIHNVLRKYNSTDLKIKNAQKKNELKKSNESPTSNSNLDIQERSGNDQIESTEEIKAVRRDKPRLTIRKPSSSAKTPSVAFQIIPSENSPSRWAVYKEKDDLPESLPQRMPAIELDPYALREVPRPMDFHSLRRRPGRRRT; from the exons ATGACCCCCGTCCAGCGCTTCCTACAACCAGTCTACTCCGACGGCATCCAAGCCCCCAGGCGCTCCATATTCGGCCCAAAACTACCCTCCGCTAGAGAAATAAGCGCTCTCGTCCATGAGGACAAGAACGCGGAGAGCACTGGGATCACCCACCTGTTGATGCAGTGGGGCCAGTTCTTGGACCATGATCTCACGGCGACTTCACAGTCGAGAAGTTTTAATGGATCAGTGCCGAGGTGCTGCAAAGATGGTGGAAGGGATTTTATTTCCAAAGAACTTATG CACCCAGAATGTATGCCAATAGCAGTTCCACCATCAGACCCGTTCTACGGCCCCCGCGGGGTCCGCTGCCTCGACTTCGTGCGATCCTCTCCAGCTCCTCGCGACGACTGCGCGCTGGGCTGGCGCGAGCAGTTCAACCAAGTGTCTGCGTACATCGATGGCTCTCCGCTATACGCCAGTTCCGCGCGACAGTCGGATAAGCTCAGGCTGTTTAGAAATG GCATGCTCCAGTACGGTCGGGTCCAACAGCGTCGTCCCCTGCTGCCGACCGACCGCGACGAGCTGTGTCGCGGCGGCGCCGTCTCCACGGACTGCTTCAAGTCCGGTGACGCGAGAGTCAACGAGCACCCCGGCCTCGTCGCCGCGCATATCGTGTGGCTCAGGCAACATAACAG AATGGCTCAAGAGCTGGCGCACCTGAATCCACACTGGAGTGACGAGAAGATCTACCAAGAGACGCGGAAGATTGTCGGTGCCATGATACAACACATCACTTACAGAGAGTTTCTGCCCATTGTTTTAG GTTCAGAAGTAATGCGGTTGTTCGAGCTGGATCTTCAGCAGAAGGGCTTCTACCGCGGTTACAGTCCAAAGATCAACGCAAGTCCTGCCAGTGCCTTTGGTTCCGCCGCCTTCCGCTTCGGACACAGCCTCGTACAACCTTCTTTGATGCGATTTGATAGGTTCCATCGTCCCATCGCAAACA ACGTTTCTCTCCACAACGAACTAACCAATCCGTCAAACATCTGGAGCATGGGTGCCGTAGACCGCTTACTACTAGGCATGGTCAACCAGCCCATACAGAAACGTGACGAGTTCATCACCGAGGAACTCACCAACCATCTCTTCCAAACCCCTCACTTCAGCTTCGGGATGGACTTGGCTGCCATCAATATACAGAGGGGGAGGGACCATGGGGTTCCTCCGTATACGACGTGGAGGGAACCTTGCGGACTCACGTCCATTACCAGCTTCGATGATCTGTTCAGGGTGATGCCGGCAAGGGCAGTGAGGAAACTGAAGGTTTTATACAA ACATGTGGACGATATAGATCTATTTACCGGAGGCATGGCTGAGCGCCCGGTCGTTGGAGGTTTAGTGGGACCAACATTCGCATGTATCATAGCACAACAATTCACCAACCTTAGGAAAGGAGATCGTTTTTG gTACGAAAATGGAGGGTTCGAATCTTCTTTGACACCAGCACAATTACAACAAATACGCAGAATATCTTTAGCTCAAGTGCTCTGTCGCACTTTAGACAGCATTGACAACATACAACCGTTCGTTTTCCTATCACCAGATAACCAAGATAATGACCGAATCTCCTGCCGCAATGGACACCTAAATAACTTCGACTTATCTCCTTGGGTTGAAATAAATTCAGATTCGAACAATGCCATAAGGAAATCAGGAGAAGATGACTCTACTACAAGAAAACCAGCCAAGCCTAAACCCATTACAAATAAACCGAAAACAACTAAAAAACCACAGAAAGGTTCTAAAGGACCCGATCAAAATAAACCAAATGCAGCACTTCTAAATAAACCGCAAAAACAAAACAACAGACTGAACCGGACTGAAACAGACAGTAACAAGACCACAACTGACAATACTAAACCTGTTCCTATAGTACAAGTTATAGATGATAAACTAGACTTTAAAATAAAGACAAGACGTTACAGCGACTCTGATCCTGACACTAGACAGTATAACAACGACTATTATGACGATGTACAAAGCGTTCAATCCGTAGTAATAAATAACTCGCCACATAAAAGACCTAACAGTAGACCATACATATCTGTGACTGAAAACATTGACAAATACACGTATCTAATAAATTACGTACCAAGACCTACTCAGTCTTGGCGACAGACTACAAGACGACATAATCATGACAGAGACAAGAATGATAGAGACGTAGTTAAAGTTACATACCAAAGTTACGATGATACATACAGAAGACCTAACAGAccttactataataatagacaCAACTTAGATAATAAATTTGAATCTAGAATAAACGCACCAGTGACTGAAAACTCTCGATCATCAGCTAGATCTAATGATGACTATACGTCGACATCAAATGACAAACTTTCTACAGAAATGTTTATAATGACAAACAGACCTAAACCTCTTACAGACAAAACTACAGACAAAGTGGACCCAACAACTGAAAATGTTTACAAACTGCTAACTTTTGGATACGTAGGCACTTATAGAGGAGGCATTACTAATAATGGTAAGATCACTACTGAAAAAGCTAAACCAGACTCTATTAGTAAAGACTTTTCGACCGTTGAAACTGTAAAATCTGACGACACAACAAATGACCTAAATCACAGCAAACTATCAACTTTCTTGCTATATGAGACAGCTACAAAACCTTACAATTCACAAAGACCAACTAGACGCAATGATGAAGACGATTTGACTTCAGACGTTAAAGATAAATACTATTACATTCATAACGTTTTGCGTAAATATAATTCGACAgaccttaaaattaaaaacgctCAAAAGAAAAATGAACTGAAAAAATCTAATGAATCGCCAACTAGTAATAGTAACTTGGATATCCAAGAAAGATCTGGAAACGATCAGATAGAAAGTACAGAAGAAATCAAAGCAGTGCGAAGAGACAAACCGAGACTGACAATTAGGAAACCTTCCAGCTCCGCAAAAACTCCCTCAGTGGCGTTTCAGATTATACCAAGTGAAAACAG TCCATCCCGCTGGGCAGTTTACAAGGAGAAAGACGACCTCCCAGAGAGCCTGCCCCAGCGCATGCCGGCCATCGAGCTCGACCCCTACGCGCTGAGGGAAGTCCCCCGCCCCATGGACTTTCACTCCCTGAGACGGAGGCCTGGACGACGTCGcacttaa